The following are encoded together in the Gilvimarinus sp. DA14 genome:
- the pgeF gene encoding peptidoglycan editing factor PgeF, giving the protein MTDSFITPQWPAPQTVGAVVTTRKGGNSGGAFASNNLALHVEDSPQAVEANREAMAAHCGWHKQPQWLEQIHGVKVLKAQDDGLVRTADGSYSREMGLPCVVLTADCLPVLLCSKSGDEVAAVHAGWRSLARGIIPRALDKLNAQADDVMAWLGPAIGPEHFEVGVDVLEAFFKHAQSDTHTDAIAAAMRPGLKPMHFYADLYALARASLNACGVTQIYGGDFCTYRDSEQFYSYRRDGKNTGRMATAIWIK; this is encoded by the coding sequence GTGACTGATTCTTTTATAACGCCCCAGTGGCCAGCGCCACAGACTGTTGGAGCAGTGGTCACCACCCGTAAGGGCGGCAACAGTGGTGGAGCCTTCGCCAGTAACAATTTAGCCCTGCATGTGGAGGACTCTCCCCAGGCGGTTGAGGCCAATCGTGAGGCGATGGCGGCCCATTGTGGTTGGCACAAACAGCCGCAATGGTTGGAGCAAATACACGGCGTAAAAGTGCTTAAGGCGCAAGACGATGGCCTGGTTCGCACTGCCGATGGTAGTTACAGCCGCGAGATGGGGCTGCCTTGCGTGGTTCTGACCGCAGACTGCTTGCCGGTGTTATTGTGCAGTAAGTCGGGTGATGAAGTAGCTGCTGTGCATGCAGGCTGGCGTTCGCTGGCGCGCGGAATTATTCCCCGCGCGCTGGATAAGCTTAATGCTCAAGCAGACGATGTGATGGCCTGGCTCGGCCCCGCTATCGGCCCGGAACATTTCGAGGTGGGAGTGGATGTGCTGGAGGCGTTTTTTAAGCATGCCCAGTCCGACACCCACACGGACGCCATAGCTGCGGCTATGCGCCCCGGGCTCAAGCCCATGCACTTTTACGCCGACCTCTACGCTCTGGCGCGAGCCTCGCTAAATGCTTGCGGCGTGACACAGATTTACGGCGGCGATTTTTGCACCTATCGCGACAGCGAACAATTTTACTCCTACCGCCGTGACGGCAAAAACACAGGGCGCATGGCTACCGCGATATGGATTAAATAA
- the rluD gene encoding 23S rRNA pseudouridine(1911/1915/1917) synthase RluD, with product MSNTIELAAAVPPECRGQRFDQVAALLFPDYSRERLKEWIKAGQLTVNGASGKPKDKLLGGEALALQAELASDDTWEAEDIALDIVFEDEHLLVVNKPAGLVVHPAAGNYSGTLVNALLHHNPDQAQLPRAGIVHRLDKDTTGLMVVAKTLAAHHNLVSQLQARSVSREYEAIAIGQFTGGGKVDAPIGRHPKQRKLMAVVPISGKEAVTHYRVLQRFKHHAHLRLKLETGRTHQIRVHMAHINHPLVGDPVYGGRFRKPQGASAELLQTLREFPRQALHAASLGLVHPFTEELMSWQAPLPEDMLQLLAALEDDSD from the coding sequence ATGAGTAATACCATTGAGCTTGCCGCCGCAGTGCCACCCGAGTGTCGGGGGCAGCGATTTGACCAGGTGGCGGCACTCTTGTTCCCCGATTACTCCCGCGAGCGGCTAAAAGAGTGGATCAAAGCCGGGCAGTTAACCGTTAACGGTGCATCCGGCAAACCCAAGGACAAGCTACTAGGTGGCGAGGCTCTGGCGCTGCAGGCAGAACTTGCCAGCGACGATACCTGGGAGGCAGAAGACATTGCCCTGGATATCGTCTTTGAAGATGAGCACCTTTTAGTTGTGAATAAACCGGCGGGGCTTGTGGTGCATCCAGCGGCGGGCAATTACAGCGGCACCCTGGTCAATGCGCTTTTGCACCATAACCCCGATCAGGCGCAGCTGCCTCGGGCGGGTATTGTGCACCGGTTGGATAAAGACACCACAGGGTTAATGGTGGTGGCGAAAACCCTGGCGGCACACCACAACCTAGTGTCGCAACTGCAAGCGCGCAGTGTCAGCCGTGAGTATGAAGCTATTGCTATCGGTCAGTTTACCGGTGGTGGCAAGGTGGACGCGCCCATTGGGCGCCACCCTAAGCAGCGTAAACTGATGGCGGTGGTGCCCATCAGCGGTAAAGAGGCTGTTACTCACTACCGAGTATTACAGAGGTTTAAGCACCATGCTCATTTGCGCCTTAAGCTGGAGACGGGGCGCACTCATCAAATTCGCGTGCACATGGCTCATATTAATCATCCACTGGTGGGCGACCCTGTATACGGCGGCCGTTTTCGCAAACCCCAGGGAGCGTCCGCCGAGCTGTTGCAAACGCTGCGCGAATTTCCCCGCCAAGCACTGCACGCCGCAAGCCTCGGGTTAGTTCACCCTTTCACAGAAGAGCTCATGAGCTGGCAGGCTCCCTTGCCCGAGGATATGCTGCAGTTATTGGCCGCGCTGGAGGACGATAGTGACTGA
- a CDS encoding outer membrane protein assembly factor BamD: MRASVFLLSGLLVLLLSACSSNGDRQDFTSEADLYEQAMSQMSSSRWDSAIRSLQLLEEHFPFGKYAEQAQLELIYAYYRSGDPDAATVSADRFIRLHPQHRNVDYAYYMKGLAAYDKDENFLATIMPLDQTQRDPGAARESLAYFTQLLNRYPDSPYAQDAKKRMLYLRNRLARYEIHVANYYFKRGAYLASVKRGQYVLENYQGTPAVPDALAVMVQGYHLLEMDELSDRSLAVLRLNYPDHPAFDNDGDFNFQHGDVEERSWISKATFGLFDKRDPRGFDSRRVFDPQYQDAPRATQ; encoded by the coding sequence ATGCGAGCGTCTGTTTTTCTTCTGAGTGGCCTGTTGGTGTTGCTGCTCAGCGCCTGTTCATCCAATGGTGACCGGCAGGACTTTACCTCTGAGGCCGATTTGTACGAGCAGGCCATGAGCCAGATGAGCAGCAGCCGCTGGGACAGCGCCATCCGCTCGCTGCAACTGCTGGAGGAGCATTTCCCCTTTGGTAAATACGCCGAGCAAGCGCAGCTGGAGCTGATTTACGCCTACTATCGCTCTGGTGACCCTGACGCCGCTACCGTTTCGGCTGATCGCTTTATTCGCCTGCATCCGCAACACCGCAACGTAGACTATGCCTATTATATGAAGGGCTTAGCGGCTTACGACAAAGACGAAAACTTCTTGGCCACCATTATGCCGCTGGACCAGACCCAGCGTGACCCGGGAGCGGCGCGTGAATCTTTGGCTTACTTTACCCAGCTGCTAAACCGCTACCCCGACAGCCCTTACGCCCAAGATGCGAAAAAGCGCATGCTCTATCTGCGCAACCGCCTAGCGCGCTACGAAATTCACGTCGCTAACTACTACTTTAAGCGCGGCGCCTATCTGGCATCGGTAAAGCGAGGCCAATATGTGCTGGAAAATTACCAAGGCACCCCCGCCGTACCCGACGCCTTGGCTGTGATGGTGCAGGGTTACCACCTGCTGGAAATGGATGAACTGTCGGATCGCAGCCTGGCGGTATTGCGCCTTAATTACCCGGATCACCCGGCGTTTGATAATGACGGCGACTTTAACTTTCAGCACGGTGATGTGGAAGAGCGCAGTTGGATCAGTAAGGCCACCTTCGGCCTGTTCGATAAGCGCGACCCGCGAGGCTTTGACTCCCGCCGGGTATTTGACCCCCAGTACCAAGACGCACCGCGGGCGACCCAGTAA
- a CDS encoding IS4 family transposase, which yields MSHHNTAFHQLLKPLSRHEFEGLAQQHHTGQKLRSASRWDQFVGMAMSQLSGRQSLRDIESNLATQQRKLYHLGAKPIARSTLARLNENQPADLYEAVFYKLLHRCKQQPSQHRFRFKNPLYSLDASIIDLSLNLFPWASCHQGKAGVKLSVGLNHGNMLPEFVALSDGDENDMVKGRQFKFPKGSIVVFDKGYVDYQWFGELTNQGVSFVTRLRTKAIYKVLERRPVIKEKGITSDQVIQLNSAHALKRGAPKLRRVGYRDRDSGQKYVFLTNNFSLSASTIAAIYKGRWQVELFFKAIKQNLKIKAFVGLSKNAILTQLWIAMITYLLVSFARHCAKAGWTVQRILRVLQLNLFERRSLREILQPDPPRHKKCEPQMRFAL from the coding sequence TTGTCACATCATAACACCGCATTTCATCAGCTGCTAAAACCTCTTTCGAGACATGAATTTGAAGGCTTAGCGCAGCAGCATCATACAGGCCAAAAATTACGCTCGGCCAGTCGCTGGGACCAGTTTGTGGGTATGGCCATGTCACAGCTATCCGGCCGCCAGAGCCTGCGTGACATAGAATCTAATTTGGCAACTCAGCAACGTAAGCTTTACCATCTCGGAGCCAAACCCATAGCCCGCTCCACGCTGGCCAGGCTCAATGAAAATCAGCCTGCCGATCTCTATGAAGCGGTTTTTTATAAACTCCTCCATCGTTGCAAACAGCAACCGTCCCAGCATAGATTTCGATTCAAGAACCCACTTTACTCGCTGGATGCCAGCATTATTGATCTGTCACTCAATCTTTTTCCGTGGGCTTCGTGCCATCAGGGTAAAGCCGGCGTAAAACTCAGCGTGGGGCTTAATCATGGCAACATGCTGCCTGAGTTTGTTGCGTTATCTGACGGCGATGAAAACGACATGGTTAAGGGGCGCCAATTTAAGTTTCCTAAAGGCAGCATTGTCGTTTTTGATAAAGGATATGTCGACTACCAATGGTTTGGAGAGCTTACAAATCAAGGGGTTAGCTTCGTGACCCGGCTTCGAACTAAAGCTATTTATAAGGTTTTGGAGCGCAGGCCAGTCATCAAAGAAAAAGGCATTACAAGTGATCAGGTCATCCAGCTAAATAGCGCCCACGCCCTAAAACGTGGAGCCCCCAAGCTTCGCCGAGTTGGCTATCGAGACCGTGACAGTGGCCAGAAGTATGTCTTTCTAACCAACAATTTTTCCCTCAGTGCTTCCACGATTGCAGCCATCTATAAAGGTCGCTGGCAGGTAGAGCTGTTCTTTAAGGCTATTAAGCAGAATCTAAAAATAAAGGCCTTCGTCGGCTTGTCGAAGAACGCCATATTGACTCAGCTATGGATCGCAATGATCACATACCTACTGGTTTCTTTCGCTCGGCACTGTGCCAAGGCTGGCTGGACGGTTCAGAGAATCTTACGTGTCCTTCAGCTCAATCTATTTGAGAGAAGAAGCCTGCGAGAGATACTCCAGCCAGACCCGCCCAGACACAAAAAATGCGAACCTCAGATGAGATTCGCATTATGA
- a CDS encoding NAD+ synthase: MDNLVIAKAQINLLVGDIPGNTLKVLEVAHKAMQSQAVDAIVFPELTLTGYPPEDLLLRPSLQLRIDRALAELQSANLPLALVVGYPKVVAGRVFNMAGVIHRGELVAEYAKQHLPNYQVFDEVRYFVPGDTHCVFDLNGTPTALTICEDIWHSEPMLQAREAGARLMLNLNASPFHQGKAGEREALLAQRAVEGGMPIIYTNLVGGQDELVFDGGSMAIDQQGKLCHRSPLFREDIACSTLVRDGNTLTLAATELAPQPSRLEAVYQALVLGLRDYVNKNGFRGVVLGLSGGIDSALTLALAVDALGAERVEAVMMPFRYTSDLSKNDAAAQAETLGVRYQSISIEPMYDAFMGALAEEFAGREVDTTEENLQARCRGVLLMAISNKKGYLVLTTGNKSELAVGYSTLYGDMAGGFDALKDVPKTLVFELARHCNRNGEIIPESVITRPPSAELAPDQKDEDSLPPYEVLDEILALYVERDYSADQIIREGFNADDVRRVVRLVDVNEYKRRQSPIGPRITTRGFGRDRRYPITSGWKAGE, translated from the coding sequence ATGGACAATCTGGTGATCGCTAAGGCGCAGATTAATTTACTGGTAGGGGATATTCCCGGCAACACCCTAAAGGTGCTTGAGGTTGCCCACAAGGCGATGCAAAGCCAGGCGGTGGATGCCATTGTTTTCCCCGAGTTGACCTTAACCGGTTATCCACCAGAGGATTTGCTGCTGCGCCCCAGTTTGCAGCTGCGTATCGATCGTGCCCTCGCTGAGCTGCAGTCGGCCAATTTACCCCTGGCGCTGGTGGTCGGTTATCCCAAAGTGGTGGCGGGCCGAGTGTTTAATATGGCCGGGGTGATTCACCGAGGCGAGCTGGTGGCAGAGTATGCCAAGCAGCATTTGCCCAACTACCAAGTTTTCGACGAGGTGCGTTATTTTGTGCCCGGCGATACCCACTGCGTGTTCGATTTAAACGGCACGCCAACGGCGCTGACTATTTGTGAGGATATCTGGCACAGCGAGCCTATGTTACAGGCACGCGAGGCCGGCGCCCGGTTGATGCTCAATCTGAATGCCTCGCCTTTTCATCAGGGCAAAGCGGGCGAACGCGAGGCTTTGCTGGCGCAGCGCGCAGTTGAGGGAGGCATGCCCATTATTTATACCAATTTAGTGGGCGGGCAGGATGAGCTGGTTTTCGATGGCGGCTCTATGGCGATAGACCAGCAGGGTAAACTCTGTCATCGCTCGCCGCTGTTTCGCGAAGATATCGCCTGCAGCACTCTGGTGCGTGACGGCAATACACTCACGCTGGCGGCGACTGAGCTGGCGCCACAGCCCTCGCGCTTGGAGGCGGTGTATCAGGCGCTGGTGCTGGGGCTGCGCGATTACGTCAACAAAAACGGTTTTCGCGGCGTGGTGCTGGGGCTCTCGGGTGGTATCGACTCCGCGCTTACCCTGGCTCTGGCGGTGGACGCCCTGGGTGCCGAGCGGGTAGAGGCGGTAATGATGCCGTTTCGCTACACCTCTGATCTCAGTAAAAACGATGCGGCTGCTCAGGCGGAAACCTTGGGAGTGCGCTATCAGTCCATCAGTATCGAGCCCATGTATGACGCTTTTATGGGCGCTTTGGCTGAAGAATTTGCCGGCCGCGAGGTGGATACCACGGAAGAGAATCTACAGGCGCGCTGTCGCGGTGTGTTGCTGATGGCAATCTCCAATAAAAAGGGCTATTTGGTCTTAACCACGGGCAACAAAAGTGAGCTGGCCGTGGGGTATTCAACCCTATACGGCGATATGGCCGGCGGTTTCGATGCACTTAAGGATGTACCCAAGACGCTGGTGTTTGAGCTGGCACGACACTGCAATCGCAATGGCGAGATTATCCCTGAAAGTGTGATTACCCGCCCGCCTTCGGCCGAATTGGCGCCGGATCAAAAAGATGAGGACTCACTGCCGCCCTACGAGGTGCTGGACGAGATTCTTGCACTGTACGTCGAGCGCGATTACAGCGCCGACCAGATTATCCGCGAGGGTTTTAATGCCGATGATGTGCGCCGGGTGGTACGCCTGGTGGATGTCAACGAATACAAACGCCGCCAAAGCCCCATCGGCCCGCGTATTACTACCCGCGGCTTTGGCCGCGATCGGCGTTATCCGATTACCTCGGGTTGGAAAGCCGGAGAGTAG
- a CDS encoding PAS domain-containing sensor histidine kinase, with the protein MRSRPNTLEQGYDPYQLLRVYTYYRVLLGCLLLLIFESDVLTNLLGSEHDTLFFYSCWGYTGLNVLLLVGLWRNRQPPSLKQRFVAVAFDICAITLMMFASGGATSGLGYLMIVSVAAAGMLLPAQLAIFMAALATLALIGESIAHHAITGIDTKSLFAAGSLGALIFITAFAFQYVTGKIRRSTAELKAQAEHVAHLQKLARLIVERMRTGIIVLNKRDEIELVNDAAQSFLGINAHPELNLTLDKLPAIQEPLERWRKTRDPQLGSTVVNAAAGSASELKISLANLELGKDEDTLVFIEDNRAIAQQAQQLKLASLGRLTASIAHEVRNPLSAISHASQLLGESPDINPADARLLEIIGHQTQRVNQIIENILQVSRRSPASPTTIELNEFMNEFLANDCEHNSSIALRSDTPEVYVQFDPSQLQQILSNLISNALRYTRADSQGRPVTIELGIESRRDTPFLKVIDNGPGIAAENRRHIFEPFFTTESSGSGLGLFICKELCEANQAFIDYLCDEEQPSCFTIQFAHPDKVQK; encoded by the coding sequence ATGAGATCAAGACCGAATACATTAGAACAAGGTTACGACCCCTACCAGCTGCTACGCGTATACACCTACTACCGCGTACTCTTAGGCTGCCTGCTCCTGCTGATATTTGAAAGCGACGTACTCACCAACCTGTTGGGCAGCGAACACGACACCTTATTTTTTTACAGCTGCTGGGGCTACACAGGCCTGAACGTGCTGCTACTTGTGGGACTTTGGCGCAACCGCCAGCCTCCCAGCTTGAAGCAGCGTTTTGTTGCCGTTGCTTTCGATATTTGCGCGATCACCCTAATGATGTTTGCCAGCGGCGGCGCCACCAGCGGCCTGGGCTACTTAATGATCGTCTCGGTAGCCGCCGCGGGCATGCTACTGCCGGCACAACTGGCCATCTTTATGGCAGCTTTAGCCACCCTGGCGCTTATCGGCGAGAGCATTGCCCACCACGCCATCACCGGCATTGATACCAAATCATTATTTGCCGCCGGCTCTTTGGGCGCGCTGATTTTTATCACCGCTTTTGCCTTTCAGTATGTGACGGGAAAAATTCGCCGCAGCACCGCCGAGCTGAAAGCCCAGGCAGAACACGTCGCTCACTTACAAAAACTGGCCCGCCTTATCGTCGAACGCATGCGCACCGGCATTATCGTGCTGAATAAACGCGATGAAATAGAGCTGGTCAATGACGCGGCGCAATCCTTCCTGGGAATAAACGCCCACCCAGAGCTAAACCTCACCCTCGACAAATTACCGGCAATCCAAGAGCCGCTCGAGCGCTGGCGCAAAACCCGCGACCCACAGCTGGGCAGCACAGTGGTTAATGCAGCAGCAGGCAGTGCCAGTGAACTAAAAATAAGCCTGGCCAACCTGGAGCTGGGTAAAGATGAGGATACGCTGGTTTTTATTGAGGACAACCGCGCTATTGCACAACAGGCGCAACAACTTAAACTGGCCTCCCTGGGGCGTTTAACCGCGAGCATTGCCCACGAGGTGCGCAACCCATTAAGCGCGATATCTCACGCCAGCCAGTTGCTGGGCGAGTCGCCAGACATCAACCCTGCTGACGCTCGGCTGCTGGAAATAATTGGCCATCAAACCCAACGCGTTAACCAAATTATCGAAAACATTTTGCAGGTTTCTCGTCGCAGCCCCGCCTCTCCCACAACCATCGAGCTCAACGAGTTTATGAATGAGTTTCTCGCTAACGATTGCGAGCACAACAGCTCCATTGCGCTGCGCTCAGACACTCCTGAAGTTTATGTGCAATTTGACCCCTCACAGCTACAACAGATACTCTCAAACCTGATCAGCAACGCGCTGCGCTACACCCGAGCAGACAGTCAAGGGCGCCCGGTAACTATTGAGCTGGGTATAGAGAGTCGGCGCGACACGCCATTTTTAAAAGTAATCGATAACGGGCCGGGGATCGCAGCGGAGAACCGGCGACATATTTTCGAGCCCTTTTTTACCACCGAAAGCAGCGGCTCTGGTTTGGGCCTGTTTATTTGCAAAGAACTCTGCGAAGCCAATCAGGCTTTTATTGATTACTTGTGCGACGAAGAGCAACCCAGCTGTTTTACCATTCAATTTGCCCACCCCGATAAGGTACAAAAATGA
- a CDS encoding sigma-54 dependent transcriptional regulator, with the protein MSDAITALVIDDEPDIRELLEITLGRMQIETFSVDTISGAKKLLQEREFSICLTDMKLPDGNGLEIVEHIQQHQPRLPVAVITAHGNIDVAIDSMKAGAFDFISKPVDLGTLRKLVNSAIQTTQITTEPRDAGPAITGESPVMQKLNNSIRKLARSQAPVYISGESGAGKELAARSIHHLSPRANNPFIAVNCGAIPRELLESELFGHVKGSFTGAHQDKPGLFKAAEGGTLFFDEVADLPLDMQVKLLRAIQEKSVRPVGATGEVKTDVRILCATHKNLEDEVSHGRFRQDLFYRLNVIQLNVPALRHRQEDIPPLASQLLQKIAQAADMPAPKLSAGAIKTLLNYPFPGNVRELENILERAFTLCDEDIIDAEDLHLPESAPKPVSANVSGGSGALDYYQRCLEHNSLDEYLEEIEREILCNTLESCRWNKTQTAKKLGITFRSLRYRLQKLGLDKE; encoded by the coding sequence ATGAGCGACGCCATAACCGCCCTTGTCATTGATGATGAACCGGATATCCGCGAGCTGCTGGAAATTACCCTGGGGCGCATGCAAATTGAAACTTTTAGCGTAGATACCATTAGTGGTGCCAAAAAGCTGCTACAGGAAAGAGAATTTTCCATTTGCCTAACGGACATGAAACTGCCTGATGGCAACGGCCTGGAAATTGTCGAGCATATTCAACAGCATCAACCGCGCCTGCCGGTTGCGGTCATTACCGCCCACGGCAATATCGATGTCGCCATCGATTCAATGAAAGCGGGGGCATTTGACTTTATCTCGAAACCGGTTGATTTAGGCACCTTGCGTAAGCTGGTCAATAGCGCGATACAAACCACACAAATCACCACAGAGCCGAGAGACGCCGGGCCGGCTATTACCGGCGAATCTCCGGTGATGCAAAAGCTTAATAACAGCATTCGCAAGCTCGCTCGTTCACAGGCGCCGGTTTATATCAGTGGCGAATCCGGTGCGGGTAAAGAGTTAGCCGCGCGCTCTATTCATCATTTGAGCCCCAGAGCCAACAACCCTTTCATCGCCGTTAACTGTGGCGCAATTCCGCGCGAGCTTTTAGAGAGTGAATTATTCGGCCATGTAAAAGGCAGCTTTACCGGCGCCCACCAGGACAAACCAGGTTTATTTAAAGCTGCCGAGGGCGGTACGCTGTTTTTTGATGAGGTGGCCGACCTGCCCTTAGATATGCAGGTAAAATTACTACGCGCGATTCAGGAAAAATCCGTACGCCCAGTCGGCGCTACCGGCGAAGTAAAAACCGATGTACGGATATTGTGCGCTACCCATAAAAACCTGGAGGACGAAGTCTCCCACGGCCGCTTCCGCCAAGACCTGTTCTATCGCCTCAATGTTATTCAACTAAATGTACCGGCGCTGCGCCATCGTCAGGAGGATATCCCACCTCTGGCCAGTCAACTGCTGCAAAAAATTGCTCAGGCGGCGGACATGCCCGCGCCAAAACTGTCGGCCGGAGCCATCAAAACTCTGCTTAACTATCCATTTCCCGGCAATGTGCGCGAGCTGGAAAACATTCTCGAACGCGCTTTTACCCTGTGCGACGAAGATATTATCGACGCGGAAGATTTACACTTACCCGAGTCAGCCCCTAAACCCGTAAGCGCTAACGTCTCTGGCGGCAGCGGCGCGCTGGATTATTATCAGCGCTGCCTGGAGCACAATTCTCTGGATGAATATCTGGAAGAAATCGAGCGGGAGATTTTGTGTAATACGCTTGAATCCTGCCGCTGGAATAAAACCCAAACGGCGAAAAAGCTGGGTATTACTTTCCGTTCGCTGCGTTACCGGTTGCAAAAACTGGGGCTGGATAAAGAATAA
- a CDS encoding type IV pilin protein, with translation MKQQKGFTLIEVMIVVAIVGIIAAIAIPSYLESVRKSNRADAKASLTNAAHQMQRCYTLNNTFTDCPMVGTTTSAEEFYNIEVTVTDGGAGFTATATPAKAPQTGDSDCTSMTLNNLGQKDATPDNDGRCW, from the coding sequence ATGAAACAACAAAAAGGCTTTACGTTAATTGAGGTGATGATTGTGGTGGCGATTGTGGGAATTATTGCCGCCATTGCCATTCCTTCATACCTGGAGAGCGTCCGCAAGTCCAACCGCGCGGATGCAAAAGCATCCTTAACCAACGCGGCGCATCAAATGCAGCGTTGCTATACCTTAAACAATACGTTTACCGATTGTCCGATGGTGGGCACTACCACCTCGGCAGAGGAGTTTTACAATATTGAAGTTACTGTAACGGATGGTGGCGCTGGCTTTACCGCGACTGCTACTCCGGCCAAGGCGCCTCAAACTGGAGACTCAGATTGCACCAGTATGACACTGAACAATCTGGGGCAGAAAGATGCCACTCCAGATAATGACGGGCGGTGTTGGTAG